Proteins encoded together in one Mesotoga sp. Brook.08.105.5.1 window:
- a CDS encoding citrate transporter encodes MINSRDNISRMDVIATLMKSPTNDEIRTMTSTALIPQFISNVPAAIPFSSFTESNKGLFMSVNIGGSGTIIASLANLIAFRIYVKDRGRNLRYLQYSRFRVP; translated from the coding sequence GTGATAAACTCAAGAGACAATATCTCCAGAATGGATGTAATAGCCACGCTGATGAAGTCTCCAACAAATGATGAAATAAGGACAATGACAAGCACCGCTCTTATACCACAGTTTATCAGCAACGTGCCTGCTGCAATCCCCTTTTCCTCGTTTACCGAGAGCAACAAAGGACTTTTTATGAGCGTGAACATTGGAGGTAGCGGCACTATCATAGCCTCTCTGGCTAATCTGATAGCTTTTAGAATCTACGTGAAAGATAGGGGCAGAAACCTCAGATACCTGCAGTATTCACGATTTCGAGTTCCATAA
- a CDS encoding class I SAM-dependent methyltransferase, protein MNGQEELERRFFEPSEDELSPADSFIKATALWYRGEFDDFQRLLRPSREALYTEECNHTMTESLNRTVELIKKEQGLVLDLATGMGGLLEELLSSTEKEYLSVDISPSSSFGLLQYLRYRGWGERVVQINADAANLPLKDDSIDVIVSAAGFQNMQDSKKVFKEVRRVSKKLIALCIFFEDGDLNLAYVSDRGLHVSKEFVRGLEEAGWNSRVENSVRVRAEPTPQSEILGIRPDMLPITSTTIEFTTVIAK, encoded by the coding sequence ATGAACGGTCAGGAGGAGCTTGAAAGGCGTTTCTTTGAGCCTTCTGAGGATGAGCTTTCTCCGGCTGACAGTTTCATAAAGGCTACCGCTCTCTGGTATCGAGGAGAATTCGACGACTTCCAGAGACTTCTCCGACCGTCGAGAGAGGCCCTTTACACAGAAGAATGCAACCACACGATGACCGAGAGCCTTAATCGTACCGTTGAACTGATCAAGAAGGAACAGGGCTTGGTCCTCGATCTGGCAACCGGAATGGGCGGACTGCTTGAAGAACTACTGTCTTCTACCGAAAAAGAATACTTGTCTGTCGATATTAGTCCTTCGAGCAGCTTCGGGCTTCTCCAGTACTTGCGTTACAGAGGCTGGGGAGAGAGAGTTGTTCAAATCAATGCTGATGCAGCAAATCTCCCGCTCAAAGATGACTCAATAGATGTCATCGTAAGTGCCGCAGGGTTTCAAAACATGCAAGATTCCAAGAAAGTCTTCAAAGAGGTAAGAAGAGTCTCGAAAAAGCTGATAGCGCTTTGCATCTTCTTTGAAGACGGTGATCTAAACCTTGCTTATGTGAGTGACAGAGGCCTTCACGTCTCGAAAGAATTCGTAAGAGGCCTTGAAGAGGCCGGCTGGAACTCGAGGGTTGAAAACTCCGTTCGGGTAAGAGCCGAACCGACACCGCAGTCGGAAATTCTTGGCATAAGACCGGATATGCTTCCGATAACTTCTACAACAATTGAATTCACCACTGTCATTGCGAAGTAA
- a CDS encoding transcription initiation factor TFIIIB, translating into MIRTDKCPNCGSLDIGKGYWSGYAALMPLGKPLSMGSKVIVRVCRECGHIFDLHAEKPEKF; encoded by the coding sequence ATGATTCGAACAGACAAGTGCCCAAACTGTGGCTCACTGGACATAGGAAAGGGTTACTGGTCAGGCTATGCAGCACTTATGCCTTTAGGAAAGCCTCTTTCGATGGGCTCTAAGGTGATCGTGCGCGTTTGCAGAGAATGCGGACATATCTTCGATCTCCATGCAGAAAAGCCTGAGAAGTTCTGA
- a CDS encoding DUF6305 family protein encodes MKPKISVLFTAILVAFLISPLSAGNLEPLARAPIIATAIGDGAASDVLALVCEMHGIDYENILQLKPEDFTERLDSKNAPGTLFIAPGAMVEGDLYTVCGVEEIDVGQEVSRIEELVSIAKARGVPVVAIHIEGGFTSPDNDPRQSFDLLMPKADYIILVSPGGPSEYFSALSEETDVQVIVVDKAERIIDALDLLFSMGGS; translated from the coding sequence ATGAAACCAAAAATATCGGTGCTATTTACAGCCATACTAGTTGCGTTTCTTATATCACCGCTTTCTGCAGGAAATCTGGAACCTCTAGCAAGAGCCCCGATTATTGCAACGGCGATAGGCGACGGTGCTGCATCAGACGTTCTCGCCCTAGTCTGTGAAATGCACGGAATTGATTACGAGAACATCCTTCAGTTGAAACCCGAAGACTTCACCGAGAGACTCGACTCGAAGAACGCGCCCGGAACACTTTTTATTGCCCCTGGTGCCATGGTCGAGGGGGATCTATATACTGTATGCGGCGTTGAGGAAATCGATGTCGGTCAGGAGGTCTCCAGAATAGAGGAGCTCGTATCGATAGCGAAAGCGCGAGGAGTTCCTGTTGTAGCCATTCATATTGAAGGTGGCTTCACTTCACCAGACAACGATCCGAGGCAGTCCTTCGACTTGCTTATGCCGAAAGCCGACTACATAATTCTGGTATCACCGGGAGGACCGAGTGAGTATTTCTCCGCGCTCTCGGAGGAAACCGACGTTCAGGTGATAGTGGTCGACAAAGCTGAAAGAATTATCGATGCTCTTGATCTCTTATTCTCAATGGGTGGATCTTGA
- a CDS encoding bifunctional 2',3'-cyclic-nucleotide 2'-phosphodiesterase/3'-nucleotidase — MPDRRKVLSLVLLILVAFSSALFSAAGKTAHTLVIMGTTDMHQYIMPYDYMGDKPNESIGLAKVFTLIEKVRDENANTLLFDTGDFIQGSLVGDYEADVNPLKGFDFQTIVRAYNYIGYDAVSVGNHDVTDFGLQFFERAKSNSIFPWVSANIRLADDPKGFLTDPYVILEREVDGIPIKIGVIGFTPPQIMSWGRRHLEGNVFTQGIVEQAEKYIPILRDQADLVIAVAHTGISTDEITSYDAQENAGYYLAQIEGIDAMILGHQHSHFPGDFADIESIDNDKGLIFGVPTVLPGSWGSHLGVISLDLAYDWNTGEWEVLDGSAALVPVDADVETHPLLAELVWPKHEATIEYVRTPIGWTDTEITSYFSRIMDNPVTQIINEAQIWWAEREFAGSEYEWLPILSAAAPFIAGRQGPTYFTHVQGDISIGSITDIYIYPNTIYVAKLNGEQIKDWLEAAASNFNQIDPSSAEPQHIVNYDFREYNFDVIEGIEYVYDITRPAGQRLISATFEGNPLDASMEFLVVTNNYRGSGGGNFPHVADNVILATTEINREAIIKYIQYIGEVDPAPTNNWKILPIETAGPLLYRSSPEGQGYVERNAIRGIDFLEVDEAGWGVYKVDLFELAEYLEEAALQEVN, encoded by the coding sequence ATGCCTGATAGAAGAAAGGTTCTGTCACTGGTTCTGCTGATTCTGGTAGCTTTTTCGAGTGCGTTGTTTTCTGCTGCTGGCAAGACTGCCCATACCCTTGTCATAATGGGTACAACAGACATGCATCAATACATAATGCCCTACGACTACATGGGGGACAAACCGAATGAGAGTATTGGTCTTGCAAAGGTTTTCACGCTCATCGAAAAAGTGAGAGACGAAAACGCAAACACTCTGCTCTTCGACACAGGCGACTTCATTCAGGGAAGCCTTGTCGGAGATTACGAGGCCGATGTGAATCCTCTTAAGGGATTCGACTTCCAGACCATCGTCCGTGCCTACAACTACATAGGTTACGATGCAGTCTCCGTCGGAAATCACGATGTTACTGACTTTGGCCTGCAATTCTTTGAACGCGCGAAAAGCAATTCGATTTTTCCCTGGGTATCAGCAAACATAAGGCTTGCAGATGATCCCAAGGGATTCTTGACCGACCCATACGTAATTCTCGAGAGAGAAGTCGATGGAATCCCGATCAAGATCGGTGTGATCGGCTTCACGCCGCCACAGATTATGAGCTGGGGAAGACGTCATCTTGAAGGCAACGTCTTCACACAGGGTATTGTCGAACAAGCAGAAAAGTACATTCCTATCCTCAGAGACCAGGCAGACCTCGTAATTGCAGTTGCCCACACGGGAATCTCCACAGATGAAATAACCAGTTATGACGCTCAGGAGAACGCCGGCTATTATCTCGCTCAGATCGAAGGTATTGACGCAATGATTCTTGGTCACCAACATTCTCATTTCCCTGGGGATTTTGCAGACATCGAGAGCATCGATAACGACAAGGGCCTAATCTTCGGTGTTCCTACTGTACTTCCGGGCTCTTGGGGTTCACACTTAGGTGTAATAAGTCTCGACCTCGCCTATGACTGGAATACGGGAGAGTGGGAAGTGTTAGATGGTTCGGCAGCTCTTGTTCCCGTTGACGCCGATGTCGAAACTCATCCGCTTCTGGCTGAACTCGTTTGGCCGAAGCACGAAGCGACGATTGAGTATGTAAGAACTCCCATCGGCTGGACCGATACTGAGATAACGTCTTACTTCTCAAGAATAATGGACAATCCTGTCACTCAGATCATAAACGAAGCTCAAATATGGTGGGCGGAGCGTGAATTTGCCGGTTCCGAATACGAATGGCTCCCAATTCTCAGCGCTGCTGCTCCATTCATTGCCGGCAGACAGGGCCCGACATATTTCACACACGTTCAAGGAGACATCTCGATCGGCTCAATTACTGACATCTACATTTACCCGAATACTATTTATGTGGCAAAACTTAACGGCGAACAGATAAAAGACTGGCTCGAGGCGGCCGCAAGTAACTTCAATCAGATTGACCCGTCGTCTGCAGAGCCGCAACATATAGTCAACTACGATTTCAGGGAATACAACTTCGATGTGATTGAAGGAATAGAATACGTTTACGACATAACCAGGCCTGCCGGCCAGCGACTGATTTCTGCGACCTTTGAAGGCAATCCGCTTGATGCGTCAATGGAGTTCCTGGTAGTGACAAACAACTACCGAGGGAGTGGAGGAGGAAATTTCCCACATGTAGCCGATAACGTTATACTTGCCACAACGGAGATAAACCGGGAGGCAATAATAAAGTACATACAATATATTGGCGAAGTAGATCCCGCCCCCACGAACAACTGGAAGATTCTTCCCATCGAGACCGCCGGACCTCTTCTCTATCGATCTTCTCCAGAAGGTCAAGGATACGTTGAGAGAAATGCAATTCGCGGAATAGATTTCTTAGAGGTTGATGAGGCAGGATGGGGAGTCTACAAAGTAGACCTGTTTGAACTCGCTGAATACCTTGAAGAGGCAGCTCTGCAGGAAGTCAATTAG
- a CDS encoding GNAT family N-acetyltransferase yields the protein MLEVSEKHLFSEKDGVKRLWVFADSQERRRIEILKRRGYSRGDWPEHQHRRDLKGQIVEVSISKGFEIRSLGNAEELPSRSWASWRAFHPDEPDEDYEGWEWYLNIQKQPLYRRDLDIVAVAPGGEIAGFCTIWYDDVTRTGYYEPVGVVPEYHNRGLGKAMLTEGLRRLKRMGAVRTFVGGYSEAANALYDSAISTICDLNVPWFKAL from the coding sequence ATGCTTGAAGTCTCGGAGAAGCACCTTTTTAGCGAGAAAGACGGAGTCAAGAGGCTCTGGGTGTTCGCCGATTCTCAGGAAAGAAGAAGGATAGAGATTTTGAAGAGAAGAGGTTATTCGCGAGGAGATTGGCCAGAACATCAGCATCGACGAGACTTGAAAGGTCAAATTGTAGAGGTCTCGATCTCAAAAGGTTTCGAGATCCGCTCTCTTGGAAATGCAGAAGAACTACCTTCCAGAAGCTGGGCTTCCTGGAGGGCCTTTCATCCTGACGAGCCGGACGAAGATTACGAGGGCTGGGAATGGTATCTCAATATCCAGAAGCAACCCCTGTACAGGAGAGATCTAGATATTGTCGCAGTTGCTCCCGGCGGCGAGATAGCCGGCTTCTGCACGATATGGTATGATGACGTCACCAGAACCGGATATTATGAGCCGGTTGGGGTTGTGCCGGAGTACCACAATAGAGGTCTGGGAAAGGCAATGTTAACAGAAGGACTCCGCAGGTTAAAGAGAATGGGTGCGGTGAGAACATTTGTTGGGGGATATTCAGAGGCAGCAAATGCACTTTATGACTCGGCAATCTCGACGATCTGCGACTTAAACGTACCCTGGTTCAAAGCGTTATGA
- a CDS encoding glycerol dehydrogenase, which translates to MIKATIFPGRYVQGAYALNSLGKELKRFGENAFFITDPFVYENIIPSIKDSLLEEVSAEIIEFSGECSDEEIDRLSDKATGKADVLVGIGGGKTLDTAKAVAHNLKIPVAVVPTIASTDAPCSALSVIYTPEGEFKRYLFLPKNPDLVLVDSKVIASAPARFLVSGMGDALATWFEARSCEIGNAKNMTGNPGSMTAYSLARLCYETLLKYGEQAKNACQAQVVTSALEKVIEANTLLSGLGFESGGLAAAHAIHNGLTILEETHEFFHGEKVAFGTLASLFLTEKDPAVIDEVFCFCETVGLPTTLEGIGLGNATYEQLMKVAETSSAEGETIHNELVEVRPETVFSALKAADAYGKYRLQE; encoded by the coding sequence ATGATAAAAGCTACGATCTTCCCTGGGAGATACGTTCAGGGAGCCTATGCGCTGAATTCTCTGGGAAAGGAACTGAAAAGATTCGGTGAAAACGCCTTTTTTATAACCGATCCGTTCGTGTACGAGAACATAATTCCTTCTATCAAGGATTCATTGCTTGAAGAAGTCTCTGCCGAGATCATTGAATTCAGCGGAGAGTGTTCCGACGAAGAGATCGATCGGCTTTCCGACAAAGCCACAGGCAAGGCCGACGTGCTTGTCGGAATTGGAGGAGGAAAGACACTGGACACAGCCAAGGCCGTTGCTCACAACCTTAAGATTCCCGTGGCCGTTGTTCCAACCATTGCTTCAACGGATGCGCCTTGCAGCGCGCTATCTGTAATATATACACCTGAAGGAGAGTTCAAGAGATATCTCTTCCTCCCGAAAAACCCCGATCTTGTTCTGGTAGATTCCAAGGTTATCGCATCCGCACCCGCAAGATTTCTTGTTTCTGGAATGGGCGATGCTCTTGCAACCTGGTTTGAAGCAAGATCTTGCGAGATCGGAAACGCCAAGAACATGACGGGTAATCCTGGTTCGATGACGGCTTACTCCCTTGCAAGACTTTGCTACGAAACTCTATTGAAGTATGGAGAGCAGGCAAAGAACGCCTGCCAGGCACAGGTGGTAACTTCGGCTCTCGAGAAAGTCATCGAGGCCAATACTCTGCTGAGCGGCCTTGGATTCGAAAGTGGAGGACTTGCCGCGGCTCACGCGATTCACAATGGACTCACCATCTTGGAAGAGACTCACGAGTTTTTCCACGGAGAAAAAGTAGCCTTCGGAACGCTTGCGTCGCTGTTCCTTACTGAAAAGGATCCCGCTGTAATCGATGAAGTGTTCTGCTTCTGTGAAACAGTCGGACTTCCAACAACGCTTGAAGGTATCGGGCTGGGGAACGCTACATACGAACAGCTGATGAAAGTCGCGGAGACTTCCTCCGCAGAAGGCGAGACGATTCATAACGAACTGGTTGAGGTAAGGCCCGAAACAGTATTCTCTGCTCTCAAGGCAGCGGACGCGTATGGGAAGTACCGCTTGCAGGAATAG
- a CDS encoding carbohydrate kinase family protein, with amino-acid sequence MDRVIVVGNIDVDIIAGAVDDWPEWGTEIGVDSIEMRIGGQAANTAVVLADLGVPVDIVTVAGNDLFGKTFKERFKDMGVSVEGFDLIQGRTPYTIAVTHIDSERSFISNETIMHHLDVDFVKSKLTGVKGAHILFCGINVLNGLRESNLQTLLEALRKENTIYLDPGWPPDGWSLFRIQIQRLLDSVDWFMPNEAELMEATNQSTIEAATETYLEDYEGQAMVKMGSKGSLMIGRENSRLYPTAESKNVVDTIGAGDSFNAGFIYSNSSNGEPDINFAHRVARDWIEGRYRSKIMI; translated from the coding sequence ATGGATAGAGTAATTGTGGTTGGGAATATCGATGTAGATATAATAGCAGGTGCGGTGGATGACTGGCCCGAATGGGGCACGGAGATCGGCGTTGATTCAATCGAAATGCGTATTGGCGGCCAGGCGGCTAACACGGCTGTTGTGCTTGCCGATCTCGGAGTACCGGTGGATATTGTGACGGTAGCGGGAAATGATCTCTTCGGGAAGACGTTCAAGGAGAGATTCAAAGATATGGGAGTGTCGGTAGAAGGGTTTGATCTTATCCAGGGCAGAACACCATATACAATTGCGGTTACCCATATAGACAGCGAGAGGAGTTTCATCAGTAACGAGACGATAATGCACCATCTAGATGTTGACTTCGTAAAAAGCAAACTCACTGGTGTTAAGGGAGCGCACATTTTGTTCTGCGGGATAAATGTTCTTAACGGTCTAAGAGAAAGCAACCTGCAGACATTGCTGGAAGCTCTCAGAAAAGAAAACACAATCTATCTCGATCCCGGATGGCCACCGGATGGCTGGAGTCTTTTCAGAATTCAGATTCAGAGACTGCTAGATTCGGTGGACTGGTTTATGCCCAATGAAGCGGAGCTCATGGAAGCTACTAACCAGTCAACGATAGAGGCTGCAACTGAAACGTACCTCGAGGACTATGAAGGTCAGGCAATGGTCAAGATGGGTTCCAAAGGTTCTCTTATGATTGGAAGAGAGAATTCAAGACTCTATCCCACAGCGGAATCCAAGAATGTTGTAGATACAATAGGTGCTGGAGATTCTTTCAACGCTGGGTTCATATACTCTAATTCGTCGAATGGTGAGCCAGATATTAACTTTGCGCACAGAGTAGCTAGAGATTGGATTGAGGGGCGATACAGAAGTAAGATCATGATCTAG
- a CDS encoding GDSL-type esterase/lipase family protein — MLLKEGQRVLFQGDSATDAGRDREDFFGLGNGYPAIISGLVGAAYPGLRIDFLNRGVGGDRVKDLRERWKADCIDLSPDWISILVGVNDCWRFYDSNNKTEPVIFERDYRYLLEPVTAIGASSIIMEPFFLPLRGEMEFWAEDLGPKIQIIRRLAREYEAIYIPLDGIFASAATMREQGFWAEDGVHPSRELIITHMMFSGSHLIISWFLTKTLDAECQR; from the coding sequence GTGCTTCTTAAAGAAGGGCAAAGAGTTCTCTTTCAAGGAGACAGCGCAACAGATGCCGGCAGAGACAGAGAAGACTTCTTTGGTCTGGGAAACGGTTACCCCGCTATTATTTCTGGGCTTGTCGGAGCCGCATATCCCGGGTTAAGAATAGATTTTCTAAACAGGGGTGTCGGAGGCGATAGGGTGAAGGATCTTCGAGAACGCTGGAAAGCCGACTGTATTGATTTATCGCCAGACTGGATTTCAATACTTGTCGGGGTAAATGACTGCTGGCGGTTCTATGACAGCAATAACAAGACCGAACCAGTCATCTTCGAAAGAGATTATAGGTATCTGCTCGAACCAGTTACCGCTATCGGGGCGTCTTCAATAATTATGGAACCGTTCTTTCTCCCGTTAAGAGGCGAGATGGAGTTCTGGGCAGAAGACCTTGGACCGAAGATTCAGATAATCAGAAGACTTGCGAGGGAATATGAGGCCATTTACATCCCGCTTGACGGGATTTTTGCTTCTGCGGCAACAATGAGAGAGCAGGGTTTCTGGGCAGAAGATGGTGTCCATCCCTCTCGAGAGCTCATCATTACCCACATGATGTTCTCTGGAAGCCATCTCATCATCTCCTGGTTTTTAACTAAGACCCTGGACGCGGAGTGTCAACGATGA
- a CDS encoding IS4 family transposase, producing MIIERFHYTLKSGCKVENLQLEERKRLEVAIAIYNVVAWFLLWLTYLGREFNEKRSLFFLDENEWKVLYKMANKDKPLPNEPPTINEIVYMLGRIGGFIGRKSDGYPGVKTVWQGLIKLLIVLEYADTFST from the coding sequence GTGATAATAGAGAGATTCCATTACACACTAAAGAGTGGATGCAAGGTAGAGAACCTTCAGCTGGAGGAGAGGAAAAGACTAGAGGTTGCAATAGCCATATATAATGTTGTTGCATGGTTCCTCTTATGGCTTACATATCTTGGAAGAGAGTTCAACGAAAAGCGGTCATTGTTCTTTCTCGATGAAAATGAATGGAAGGTCCTGTACAAGATGGCAAACAAAGACAAACCTTTGCCAAATGAACCACCGACAATAAACGAGATAGTCTACATGCTGGGAAGAATTGGCGGCTTCATTGGAAGAAAGAGCGATGGATATCCAGGGGTAAAGACCGTCTGGCAGGGTCTCATAAAGCTGCTCATTGTCCTTGAATATGCAGACACTTTTTCTACCTGA
- a CDS encoding NUDIX domain-containing protein: MIPDNSEKGTGLILEYRDQYLFHVSGRKHRTEPGERFFAGIGGHCEENESFIQAAKREAVEETGKSVKVSNSARTDLVDSDGRVLDTIVLPTPAPRIIYRMLDRREDLPKAKPYVIACFEAEFVDDSPFILDPEEVSALIALPKSMLVKSLERKIGLDDILSSGGEIVAGYLEASTMLFPLGTAVALANLLKRDSENDREVSHDA, from the coding sequence TTGATTCCAGATAATTCCGAAAAGGGCACCGGACTAATTCTAGAATACCGGGACCAATACCTCTTTCATGTTTCCGGAAGGAAGCACCGAACAGAGCCGGGGGAAAGGTTCTTCGCAGGAATAGGCGGCCATTGTGAAGAAAACGAGAGCTTCATCCAGGCAGCAAAACGCGAAGCAGTCGAAGAGACAGGAAAGTCTGTAAAGGTAAGTAACTCGGCAAGAACCGATCTAGTGGATTCCGATGGAAGGGTTCTCGACACTATTGTGCTCCCCACTCCAGCTCCAAGAATCATCTACAGGATGCTGGATCGGCGAGAAGATTTGCCTAAAGCGAAACCGTATGTTATAGCCTGCTTTGAAGCGGAATTCGTTGACGACTCGCCCTTCATACTTGATCCCGAAGAGGTTAGCGCGCTGATCGCTCTACCGAAAAGCATGCTTGTTAAAAGCCTTGAACGCAAGATAGGGCTTGATGACATACTCTCGTCAGGAGGAGAGATTGTCGCAGGTTACCTGGAAGCAAGCACAATGCTATTTCCGCTCGGAACGGCTGTGGCCCTCGCAAATCTTTTGAAAAGAGACAGCGAGAACGATCGGGAGGTAAGCCATGACGCGTGA
- a CDS encoding NAD(P)/FAD-dependent oxidoreductase produces METYDVIVVGGGIAGMTSAAYIAKAGAKVLLLEKNEKCGGLINSFWRDGFQFDGGVRALESAGIILPMLRELGIEIEIVKSPVSVGIEDTVIRVTSKESLKEYSDLLRKMYPGSDEEIERVISFIKRIMKDMEILYGVDNPLFMDFKNNKSYFLKVYFPWLFKFLFTLRRIGKFQMPVEDFLEKIVEDRSLRDIIDQHFFKNTPTFFAMSYFYLYQDYFYPKGGVGTMAERVREKIVQFGGEIETGREVTEVNAGRKVIVDTGGRSYKYRKLVWAADLKKLYSIVKTDNLPETSVKTLNKFRSEISKKHGTDSIFSIFIAVDEPPEKFEAIASGHFFYTPSRKGLGEIHRSEMKALLENWSKSSKEKVLSWLDRFCELSTYEISIPALKDKNLAPQGKTGLIVSTLFEYEIVKRAYEAGWYEELKGEIEKRMIGVLSNSIYPMLKDRVVFAFSSSPLSIESYVGSSEGSIVGWSFEEPIPVVSSMMKVNSSVKTHIPDVLQAGQWTYSPSGVPISILTGKLAADSVIKNVKNARFEG; encoded by the coding sequence ATGGAGACCTATGACGTTATAGTCGTTGGCGGAGGAATAGCTGGAATGACCAGCGCCGCATATATCGCAAAAGCAGGGGCCAAAGTCCTCCTGCTGGAAAAGAACGAGAAGTGTGGTGGTCTGATCAACTCTTTCTGGAGGGATGGGTTTCAATTTGACGGAGGAGTTAGAGCACTTGAAAGCGCCGGTATCATTCTGCCGATGCTCAGGGAACTCGGAATAGAAATCGAAATAGTCAAGAGTCCCGTATCGGTGGGAATTGAAGACACTGTCATACGTGTGACCTCAAAGGAGAGTCTTAAGGAGTATTCAGATCTTCTGAGGAAGATGTATCCCGGAAGCGATGAAGAGATCGAGAGAGTGATTTCATTCATCAAGAGGATCATGAAGGATATGGAGATCCTTTACGGAGTCGATAATCCTCTTTTCATGGACTTCAAGAACAACAAATCATATTTTTTGAAAGTATACTTCCCGTGGCTCTTCAAGTTCCTCTTCACCCTCAGAAGAATCGGGAAATTCCAAATGCCCGTAGAGGATTTTCTTGAGAAGATTGTTGAAGATAGGTCTTTGAGAGACATAATAGACCAGCATTTCTTCAAGAACACCCCGACTTTTTTCGCCATGAGTTATTTCTACCTTTATCAGGATTACTTCTACCCAAAAGGTGGAGTTGGAACTATGGCCGAACGCGTAAGAGAAAAGATAGTCCAATTTGGCGGGGAAATCGAGACAGGTAGGGAAGTAACAGAGGTCAATGCTGGAAGAAAAGTAATCGTCGATACCGGTGGAAGATCCTACAAATACAGAAAACTAGTTTGGGCTGCCGACCTAAAGAAGCTTTACTCAATTGTGAAAACAGACAATCTGCCCGAAACCTCAGTAAAAACGCTTAACAAATTTAGGTCCGAGATTTCGAAGAAACACGGTACCGATTCTATTTTCAGCATCTTCATCGCGGTGGATGAACCTCCCGAAAAATTTGAAGCGATAGCCAGCGGTCACTTCTTCTATACTCCTTCGAGGAAAGGATTGGGAGAAATTCATCGCAGCGAAATGAAGGCTCTTCTGGAGAACTGGTCGAAGAGTTCGAAAGAGAAGGTTTTGAGCTGGCTGGACAGATTCTGCGAACTGAGCACTTACGAGATTTCGATCCCGGCGCTTAAAGACAAGAACCTGGCTCCTCAAGGAAAGACCGGCCTGATTGTAAGCACTCTCTTCGAATACGAGATCGTGAAAAGAGCGTATGAAGCCGGCTGGTACGAGGAGCTGAAAGGTGAGATCGAAAAAAGAATGATCGGAGTTCTCTCGAATTCAATCTATCCGATGCTGAAAGATAGGGTTGTCTTCGCATTTTCCAGCAGTCCGCTTTCAATAGAGAGTTATGTCGGCAGCTCAGAGGGATCGATCGTAGGCTGGTCGTTCGAAGAACCGATACCTGTGGTCTCCAGCATGATGAAAGTAAACAGCTCAGTCAAGACGCATATACCGGATGTTCTTCAGGCAGGCCAGTGGACTTACAGTCCTTCTGGCGTACCGATAAGCATACTTACGGGAAAGCTGGCGGCCGATTCCGTCATAAAGAACGTTAAGAACGCTCGATTTGAAGGCTAA